The Chloroflexota bacterium genome includes a region encoding these proteins:
- a CDS encoding uroporphyrinogen decarboxylase family protein: MNLALTHRQPDRVPLDLAGSVVTGMAASAVYQLRQALGLDEPGTPVKVIEPYQMLGEVKADLMEVLGVDVVPLQGNRTIFGFRNVDWKPWTTFDGAPVLVPGGFNTEPQENGDIMMYPEGDRSVAPSGRMPKGGWYFDAIIRQPFIDDDNLNVEDNLEEFGPISDEDLEYLRAEAERLYTSTDKALLANFGGTGFGDIALVPAPWLKDPRGIRDVEEWYISTIARRDYVYQVFERQCEIGLENLTRIHEVVGENVTAIIVTATDFGMQRGCFISPRSYRDLYAPFHREVNSWIHANTSWKTFIHSCGSIMPLIDDFIEVGFDILNPVQTSAANMQPQELKQRFGERITFWGGGVDTQQTFPNGSPDEVRREVRERIEVFGEGGGFVFNTIHNVQANVPVENIVAMYETVRGDDSY, from the coding sequence GTGAATTTAGCGCTTACTCACCGCCAGCCAGACCGGGTTCCCCTGGATCTGGCAGGAAGTGTTGTGACCGGCATGGCGGCCAGTGCGGTCTATCAACTGCGTCAGGCGTTGGGTCTGGATGAGCCCGGTACACCGGTCAAGGTCATCGAGCCGTATCAGATGTTGGGCGAGGTCAAGGCCGATCTGATGGAGGTGCTGGGGGTGGACGTGGTTCCGTTGCAGGGAAACAGGACGATTTTCGGTTTTCGCAATGTGGACTGGAAACCGTGGACGACCTTTGATGGCGCTCCGGTGCTGGTTCCCGGTGGCTTCAATACCGAGCCGCAAGAAAACGGCGATATCATGATGTATCCGGAGGGGGACAGATCGGTAGCGCCCAGCGGACGGATGCCCAAAGGGGGCTGGTACTTCGATGCCATCATCCGCCAGCCGTTTATCGACGATGACAATCTGAACGTCGAGGATAATCTCGAGGAATTCGGTCCCATTTCCGATGAAGACCTCGAATATCTCCGCGCTGAGGCAGAGCGGCTGTACACAAGCACCGATAAGGCGCTGCTGGCCAATTTCGGCGGCACTGGTTTTGGCGACATTGCTCTCGTTCCGGCCCCCTGGCTCAAGGATCCCCGCGGTATTCGCGATGTGGAGGAATGGTACATCAGCACCATTGCGCGACGCGACTACGTCTATCAGGTGTTCGAGCGGCAATGCGAGATCGGGCTGGAGAATTTGACACGCATCCATGAGGTTGTGGGCGAAAATGTGACAGCCATCATCGTCACCGCTACCGATTTCGGCATGCAGCGCGGCTGTTTCATCTCACCTCGGTCCTATCGGGACCTCTACGCACCTTTCCACCGTGAAGTTAACAGCTGGATCCATGCCAACACCAGCTGGAAAACATTCATTCATTCCTGCGGCTCTATCATGCCGCTCATCGACGACTTCATCGAGGTCGGATTCGATATTCTCAACCCGGTTCAAACCTCGGCGGCCAACATGCAGCCGCAGGAGTTGAAGCAGCGGTTTGGCGAGCGCATCACCTTTTGGGGCGGCGGCGTGGACACGCAGCAGACCTTTCCAAATGGCTCGCCCGATGAGGTGCGCCGCGAAGTGCGCGAGCGCATCGAGGTTTTCGGTGAAGGTGGCGGCTTTGTGTTCAATACCATTCACAATGTTCAGGCCAACGTGCCTGTCGAAAACATCGTCGCCATGTACGAGACGGTACGAGGCGACGATTCCTACTAA
- a CDS encoding substrate-binding domain-containing protein encodes MTTEKKSRKEISMRVALTFMAVAAVVIILAGCAAPIVPAAAPAAAPDTAAEPAEQEGPKRKVIFVTHDLNPFFIPAIIGLKDFGEMAGWETEFIGPTIHDTQGTIEYQYNALAAQPDAVGFTAVDSDAFLDPIRQAQEAGIPVVLFNTRAPGVKEETGVAYVGQDFVQAGHIAGYELGKYITEHTGKTEGLVVQPIIAPGHFALETRNSAGTEGLQRYNEEFGTNFTTEALATTTEPDQAMADFEAKWAADGDKIVGWLAADFTHTFVGDWAKKNDLVGQFAVGGYDLLDATMTNIKDGSVDFSIGQNPYGQGFLTAALIFQQLERGYPASDIDTGAELIDASTIDAVIERETLWKEAGQELGFDLETGG; translated from the coding sequence ATGACTACCGAAAAGAAATCTCGAAAAGAGATTAGCATGCGTGTTGCCTTGACGTTCATGGCAGTTGCTGCTGTCGTGATCATTCTGGCGGGCTGCGCCGCGCCTATTGTGCCTGCCGCAGCGCCGGCCGCGGCACCAGATACAGCCGCGGAACCGGCGGAACAGGAAGGCCCGAAACGAAAGGTCATCTTCGTCACTCACGACCTCAATCCTTTCTTCATCCCTGCCATCATCGGCCTGAAGGACTTTGGCGAGATGGCGGGGTGGGAGACCGAGTTCATTGGGCCAACCATCCATGACACCCAGGGGACCATCGAGTACCAGTACAATGCTCTAGCGGCCCAACCCGACGCTGTCGGATTCACTGCTGTGGATAGCGATGCATTCCTGGATCCTATTCGCCAGGCGCAAGAGGCAGGTATTCCCGTAGTTCTCTTCAACACCCGGGCGCCTGGAGTGAAAGAGGAAACCGGCGTGGCCTATGTCGGGCAGGATTTCGTCCAGGCCGGGCATATCGCCGGCTATGAGCTGGGCAAGTACATCACCGAACACACTGGCAAAACGGAAGGCCTGGTCGTACAACCCATCATCGCTCCCGGCCACTTCGCCCTGGAGACCCGCAACAGCGCCGGCACCGAAGGCCTGCAACGCTACAACGAGGAATTCGGCACCAACTTCACCACCGAGGCGCTGGCAACTACCACTGAACCAGACCAGGCGATGGCCGACTTCGAGGCCAAGTGGGCAGCCGACGGCGACAAGATCGTAGGCTGGTTGGCCGCCGACTTCACCCACACCTTCGTCGGTGATTGGGCCAAGAAGAATGACCTGGTAGGTCAATTTGCCGTGGGCGGCTACGACCTGCTTGACGCCACCATGACGAATATCAAGGATGGCTCCGTCGACTTCTCCATCGGCCAGAATCCCTATGGCCAGGGTTTCCTCACTGCCGCCCTGATCTTCCAGCAATTGGAGCGAGGTTATCCCGCCAGCGACATCGATACCGGCGCCGAACTCATCGATGCATCGACCATCGATGCCGTTATCGAGCGCGAAACGCTGTGGAAAGAAGCCGGCCAGGAGCTTGGTTTCGACCTTGAAACCGGCGGCTAA
- a CDS encoding ATP-binding cassette domain-containing protein yields MTDNNRRPFLELRGIEKHFGHVKALQGVDFDIAEAEVIALVGDNGAGKSTLIKVISGAHQPDAGEIRIDGQPVEFHNPRDALEAGIATVYQDLALVDQRDVASNIFLGRELTRGLVLDKKKMVEETGRVLNELRSDIPSVHTEVGMLSGGQRQAVAIARALNQRQGMRMIIMDEPVAALGIEETRKVLRLIARLKSQGFAIIVISHNLEHIFSVADRIVVLRRGRLVGIRQREEVTATEIVHLIVGAEFS; encoded by the coding sequence GTGACCGACAACAACCGCAGACCTTTTCTCGAATTGCGAGGTATTGAAAAGCACTTTGGCCATGTGAAAGCACTGCAAGGCGTTGATTTCGATATCGCTGAAGCGGAAGTCATCGCTCTTGTTGGCGACAATGGCGCCGGCAAATCGACTCTCATCAAGGTTATTTCCGGCGCCCATCAACCCGACGCCGGTGAGATTCGCATCGACGGACAGCCCGTTGAGTTTCACAACCCAAGGGATGCATTGGAGGCGGGCATCGCGACAGTCTATCAAGACCTGGCTTTGGTGGATCAGCGGGATGTTGCCTCGAATATCTTTCTTGGGCGAGAGCTGACGCGAGGGTTGGTGCTCGATAAAAAGAAGATGGTCGAGGAAACAGGCCGGGTTTTAAACGAACTGCGCAGCGACATCCCCTCGGTGCACACAGAAGTCGGCATGCTTTCGGGCGGCCAGCGACAGGCCGTCGCCATCGCGCGGGCGCTCAACCAACGCCAGGGTATGCGGATGATCATCATGGATGAACCGGTCGCAGCCCTGGGCATCGAGGAAACGCGTAAGGTTTTGCGGCTGATTGCCCGCTTGAAGTCGCAGGGATTCGCCATCATCGTCATCAGCCACAATCTGGAACATATATTCTCTGTAGCGGATCGAATCGTCGTGTTACGGAGAGGCAGGCTGGTGGGCATTCGCCAGCGAGAAGAGGTCACCGCAACCGAGATCGTTCATCTCATCGTCGGCGCCGAGTTTTCCTAG
- a CDS encoding ABC transporter permease, with amino-acid sequence MNQDPEKLIDHQEVDALLDDLGADAEDKTIAEDSSRSSFLRRARGASTLIAALLIFTGLSLATPLFLTVPNVMLVARQISILQIIAIGMTFLFISREIDLSVGSIYGFLAVALATLIAKNSVDPWIAMGLVVVLGGFIGFINGFVTTQFGIPSFIVTLGSLSILRGAALLLSGGWPISLKLADDHSFPTLTDGRLFDTVPAQIFWMLVLTIAAGFLLRKTKFGAHVFATGGNEEAAVLSGIPTKRVKTLCFVMTGALCGVAAGLLLGQVGSGFPLTGQGLELDVIAAVVIGGTPLWGGSGSIFGTLLGSAIIGMITNGLVLLGASAYLEPVAKGAIIVLAVLADTLIRRRVT; translated from the coding sequence ATGAATCAAGACCCGGAAAAGCTTATCGATCATCAAGAAGTCGATGCACTTTTGGATGATTTGGGCGCAGATGCTGAGGATAAGACAATCGCGGAGGATTCCTCCCGCTCCTCCTTTCTCAGGCGCGCGCGCGGGGCGAGTACGCTGATTGCGGCTCTTCTCATTTTCACAGGATTGTCGTTGGCGACTCCGCTATTCCTGACTGTTCCCAACGTGATGCTGGTGGCGCGGCAGATATCGATTCTGCAGATTATTGCCATCGGTATGACCTTTCTGTTCATTTCCAGGGAGATCGACCTGTCGGTTGGCTCCATCTATGGTTTTTTGGCGGTCGCTTTGGCAACGCTCATCGCCAAGAACTCGGTCGACCCCTGGATAGCAATGGGGTTGGTCGTGGTATTGGGCGGTTTCATCGGTTTCATAAACGGATTTGTGACAACGCAATTTGGCATTCCCTCCTTTATCGTCACGCTCGGCAGCTTGAGCATACTTAGAGGCGCAGCATTGTTGCTGAGCGGCGGCTGGCCCATCTCTCTCAAGCTGGCTGATGACCATTCCTTTCCCACGCTGACAGATGGGCGCCTTTTCGACACGGTACCGGCGCAGATTTTCTGGATGTTGGTTCTTACCATCGCAGCGGGGTTTTTGTTGCGTAAGACCAAGTTCGGCGCTCATGTTTTTGCTACCGGCGGCAATGAGGAGGCTGCCGTTCTTTCCGGCATTCCTACCAAGCGCGTCAAAACCCTCTGTTTCGTGATGACAGGCGCGCTGTGCGGTGTCGCCGCCGGGCTGCTTCTGGGCCAGGTCGGTAGCGGCTTTCCCCTCACCGGGCAGGGCCTCGAGCTGGATGTTATCGCAGCGGTCGTCATCGGCGGCACGCCACTGTGGGGCGGCTCCGGCAGCATCTTCGGCACCCTGCTCGGTTCAGCGATTATCGGCATGATCACGAATGGCCTGGTGCTGCTGGGCGCCAGCGCCTATTTGGAGCCTGTGGCCAAGGGCGCCATCATCGTTCTGGCGGTGCTGGCCGATACGCTCATCCGCCGCCGTGTTACGTAG
- a CDS encoding extracellular solute-binding protein encodes MPTLEPGTIVRVLQEDWAPFQNIRRTVQAFTERTGVKVEVVLSEIPEFWELIDRSFRQDEPPFDLVGADEIMLMQYAREGIAEALDGLVTADDYDLSDFEPAVLDALSYKGRLYGLPYAAVASVLIYRQDLFERHGFEVPQTMQQLTDTALAIQEAVRADGQEEFYGITLRGAPSCGLNFWTIGSTWAPAWSVKWYDDTGRPTLDTPEFLAALENYLDLLHRAGPPESWKFGFVECMDCYLGGKAAMVIEPANEASMVYEHGGPIADGTSTALVPAGPLGTRHAGLYCPPYAIPAKSPMKDAAWELARLLCSAEAVLDDALRSGMVEVARRSVLEDERFVARFPANLVETTRNTRAIARAERPTPRQGLLVGDIIGEECALALAGEQTARQALRHAQQRVSALGPPD; translated from the coding sequence ATGCCTACGCTTGAGCCAGGAACTATCGTGCGGGTCTTGCAGGAGGATTGGGCCCCATTTCAGAATATCCGGCGCACAGTTCAGGCGTTCACAGAGCGAACCGGCGTCAAGGTTGAGGTTGTCCTGAGCGAGATCCCTGAGTTCTGGGAATTGATTGACCGCAGTTTCCGCCAGGATGAGCCACCTTTCGACCTCGTCGGCGCAGATGAGATCATGCTGATGCAGTATGCACGGGAAGGCATAGCGGAAGCTCTGGATGGCCTTGTCACTGCGGATGATTATGACTTGAGTGATTTTGAGCCGGCGGTTCTGGATGCGCTGAGTTACAAGGGGCGCCTGTATGGCCTGCCTTATGCCGCCGTCGCAAGTGTGCTCATCTACCGCCAGGACTTGTTTGAGCGCCACGGGTTTGAGGTGCCGCAGACGATGCAGCAGTTGACTGACACGGCACTCGCCATCCAGGAGGCAGTGCGTGCGGATGGGCAGGAGGAATTCTACGGTATTACCTTGCGGGGCGCTCCCAGTTGCGGATTGAATTTCTGGACGATTGGCTCTACCTGGGCGCCGGCCTGGAGCGTCAAATGGTACGACGACACAGGCAGACCCACTCTGGACACGCCCGAATTCCTGGCCGCTCTCGAAAACTATCTCGACCTGCTGCATCGCGCCGGCCCGCCGGAATCCTGGAAATTCGGCTTCGTCGAGTGCATGGATTGTTATCTCGGCGGCAAGGCGGCCATGGTGATTGAGCCTGCAAACGAAGCTTCGATGGTTTATGAACATGGCGGGCCGATTGCAGATGGAACCAGCACAGCGCTGGTCCCCGCTGGACCGCTGGGCACGCGCCATGCCGGACTCTATTGCCCTCCCTATGCAATCCCGGCGAAATCTCCAATGAAGGATGCGGCCTGGGAACTGGCCAGGTTGCTCTGTTCGGCGGAAGCTGTGCTGGATGACGCCCTGCGCAGCGGCATGGTCGAGGTTGCACGCAGGTCGGTGCTGGAAGATGAGCGATTCGTAGCTCGTTTCCCGGCCAATTTGGTGGAAACAACCCGAAACACGCGGGCGATCGCCCGCGCCGAGCGGCCAACACCGCGGCAGGGACTGCTCGTCGGAGATATCATCGGCGAGGAATGCGCCCTCGCCCTGGCCGGTGAACAGACTGCCCGCCAGGCCCTGCGACATGCTCAGCAGCGGGTCAGTGCTTTGGGCCCGCCGGATTAG
- a CDS encoding DUF4380 domain-containing protein has product MKSISAIPGCRVEHGEFRGWKAVYLQNGLVTVAAVPDLGGRIMAYDLGEFPYLYVERALAGKLFGAEENLGDGSLAAWKNYGGDKTWPSPQGWDNDEQWHGPPDPILDSGRFQVIDLTSTPDSAAIEMVSPPDPRTGLQITRRLTLHRGSSRLTLDLSFTNISDRRIRWSIWDVVQLRAEHEASDGSLQPDTSCVVTAPLNPASRFPRGFSVMFGSQDNPQWQVEPETGLFVGRYLSEMGKVGIDSSGGWIAFSNERAGYTFAERFTYDPAAVYPDDGATVECWTTGRGVVGNLSFEDSQVFHMETEVLSPLFTFQPGQRRSFRIEWGACRLPGRVVDVQPGGCSFQVLSVQGENGDFRVGGVFGVFDYAELSLVGKDETGNEKYRVSLGSVSPLESATVDSSLPFSLDATVLELQATAVSDRQSRLLASVHLKQG; this is encoded by the coding sequence ATGAAATCTATTTCTGCGATACCAGGTTGCCGGGTGGAACATGGGGAATTTCGCGGCTGGAAGGCTGTTTATCTGCAGAATGGCCTGGTCACGGTAGCAGCGGTCCCCGACCTTGGCGGCCGTATCATGGCCTACGACCTGGGCGAATTTCCATATCTTTACGTTGAACGGGCGTTGGCAGGGAAGCTGTTTGGGGCAGAGGAGAATCTGGGCGACGGCTCGCTGGCAGCCTGGAAGAACTATGGCGGCGACAAGACCTGGCCCTCTCCCCAGGGTTGGGACAACGACGAGCAATGGCACGGCCCGCCCGACCCGATTCTTGACTCTGGCCGCTTTCAGGTGATCGACCTGACATCCACACCTGACTCGGCCGCCATCGAGATGGTCAGCCCGCCAGACCCCCGCACCGGCCTTCAGATCACGCGCCGCCTGACATTGCATCGGGGCAGCAGCCGCCTGACCCTGGACCTGTCCTTTACCAACATCTCGGATAGAAGGATTCGCTGGAGTATCTGGGATGTAGTGCAGCTGCGAGCCGAGCACGAGGCGTCGGATGGTTCGCTACAGCCCGACACTTCATGCGTCGTCACGGCCCCGCTCAATCCTGCCAGCCGTTTTCCCCGTGGTTTCTCCGTCATGTTCGGGTCGCAGGACAATCCACAATGGCAGGTTGAGCCTGAAACGGGATTGTTCGTCGGGCGCTACCTCAGCGAGATGGGAAAGGTGGGCATCGATTCCTCCGGTGGTTGGATTGCCTTCAGCAATGAGAGAGCAGGCTACACCTTTGCCGAGCGTTTTACCTACGACCCTGCGGCGGTATATCCTGACGACGGTGCCACAGTAGAGTGCTGGACGACCGGCAGAGGCGTTGTTGGCAATCTCAGCTTCGAGGACAGCCAGGTTTTCCACATGGAGACCGAGGTACTCAGCCCGCTTTTTACCTTCCAGCCAGGCCAGCGCCGCTCTTTCCGGATCGAATGGGGCGCGTGCCGCTTACCTGGTCGGGTGGTGGATGTGCAGCCGGGCGGATGCTCGTTCCAGGTCTTGAGCGTGCAAGGGGAAAATGGCGATTTTCGGGTAGGTGGCGTGTTCGGTGTGTTCGACTATGCAGAACTCAGTTTGGTCGGCAAGGATGAAACAGGGAATGAGAAATACAGAGTCTCACTGGGTAGTGTCAGCCCCCTGGAATCTGCGACGGTTGATTCGTCGCTGCCATTTTCCCTCGATGCGACAGTGTTGGAACTGCAAGCCACCGCCGTGAGCGACCGCCAGTCCCGTCTGCTGGCGAGCGTTCACCTGAAACAGGGTTGA